The Thioalkalivibrio sulfidiphilus HL-EbGr7 genome includes a window with the following:
- a CDS encoding DMT family transporter: MSVPAAYLGVILIWATTPLAIQWSGDGPGFLFGVAARMAIGTVLALGFARLMGLGVWRREALATYGVVGLGIYGAMLFTYWAAQQIPSGWISVVFGLTPIATGALALLWLPGQGLTRLRLSGALIGVAGLGVIFGGGAALDERAVLGIGAVALATLIHSVSAIWTKRLGSGLHPLSVVAGGLAVSTPLFLITWGLFDGAWPVDLPQRALGSILYLGVIGSVIGFSLFYYVLGRVDATRVALITLVTPVAALVLGHVLNGEPLDPRILAGAALILAGLALFEFGDRLLGRRRRDVADKGVL, encoded by the coding sequence ATGTCCGTCCCGGCCGCCTATCTGGGCGTGATCCTCATCTGGGCCACCACCCCGCTTGCCATCCAGTGGAGCGGCGACGGCCCCGGCTTCCTGTTCGGCGTGGCCGCGCGCATGGCCATCGGCACGGTCCTGGCGCTGGGCTTTGCGCGACTGATGGGGCTTGGGGTCTGGCGACGGGAGGCCCTGGCCACCTATGGGGTGGTGGGGCTCGGGATCTACGGGGCCATGCTGTTCACCTACTGGGCGGCCCAGCAGATCCCCTCGGGCTGGATCTCCGTGGTGTTCGGGCTCACGCCCATCGCCACCGGGGCACTCGCCCTGCTGTGGTTGCCGGGCCAGGGCTTGACCCGCCTGCGTCTGAGCGGCGCACTGATCGGCGTGGCCGGGCTCGGGGTGATCTTCGGCGGCGGGGCCGCCCTGGACGAGCGGGCGGTGCTGGGCATCGGCGCAGTGGCGCTCGCCACCCTGATCCACTCGGTCAGCGCCATCTGGACCAAGCGCCTGGGCTCGGGGCTCCATCCCCTGTCGGTGGTGGCCGGCGGCCTGGCCGTCTCCACGCCCCTGTTCCTGATCACCTGGGGACTGTTCGACGGCGCTTGGCCGGTGGATCTGCCGCAGCGCGCCCTGGGCTCGATCCTCTACCTGGGCGTGATCGGCTCGGTGATCGGCTTCTCGCTGTTCTACTACGTGCTGGGACGGGTGGACGCCACCCGGGTGGCCCTGATCACGCTGGTCACGCCGGTGGCGGCGCTGGTCCTGGGCCACGTGTTGAACGGCGAGCCCCTCGACCCGCGCATCCTGGCGGGTGCGGCACTGATCCTCGCGGGACTGGCGCTGTTCGAGTTCGGCGACCGGCTCCTGGGCAGGAGGCGCCGGGACGTGGCGGACAAGGGCGTGCTGTGA